In Actinoplanes derwentensis, the following proteins share a genomic window:
- a CDS encoding glycosyltransferase family 2 protein, producing the protein MPPLLSIVVPIFDVERYLHACLTSLTGQTLTDLEIVVVDDGSVDTGGDIARAWTRKDPRIRIVEQPNTGLSAARNTGVRAANGTYLAFCDGDDVVPEGAYAALVGSLEETGSDMVSGDVRRLDSGGVRPHPGYEDTFSRARRRTHIRRHTALVRDRMVWNKVFRRSFWDARKLTFSLPAYEDAPVMIRAHIEATAVDVLPEVVYLWRIREAGAPSITQRRDDPANLAACMRMVVDTFDVITAQARDLVPAYVEDMCHNDIQDAIRALHLHDETALGEVLSLARSFVARVPPDLIAALPAEDRRLMHLLHGGDLERARQLVDPPPSVTLAKESR; encoded by the coding sequence GTGCCGCCATTGCTGAGCATCGTCGTTCCGATCTTCGACGTCGAGCGTTACCTGCACGCCTGCCTGACGTCGCTGACCGGCCAGACCCTGACCGATCTCGAGATCGTCGTCGTCGATGACGGGTCGGTCGACACCGGCGGCGACATCGCGCGGGCGTGGACCCGCAAGGACCCGCGGATCCGTATCGTCGAGCAGCCCAACACCGGGCTGAGCGCTGCCCGCAACACCGGGGTCCGCGCGGCGAACGGCACCTACCTGGCCTTCTGCGACGGCGACGACGTGGTGCCGGAGGGCGCCTACGCCGCGCTCGTCGGCTCACTGGAGGAGACGGGTTCCGACATGGTGAGCGGTGACGTCCGCCGCCTCGACAGCGGCGGGGTCCGCCCGCATCCCGGCTATGAGGACACCTTCTCCCGCGCCCGACGCCGCACCCACATCCGGCGGCACACCGCGCTGGTGCGGGACCGCATGGTGTGGAACAAGGTCTTCCGCCGCTCGTTCTGGGACGCGAGGAAGCTGACGTTCTCCCTCCCCGCGTACGAGGACGCACCGGTGATGATCCGGGCCCACATCGAGGCCACGGCCGTCGACGTGCTGCCCGAGGTCGTCTATCTCTGGCGCATCCGCGAGGCCGGGGCACCGTCGATCACCCAGCGCCGCGACGATCCCGCGAACCTGGCCGCCTGTATGCGCATGGTGGTCGACACCTTCGACGTCATCACCGCGCAGGCGCGCGACCTCGTCCCCGCGTACGTCGAGGACATGTGCCACAACGACATCCAGGACGCGATCCGCGCGCTGCACCTGCACGACGAGACCGCACTCGGCGAGGTGTTGTCCCTCGCCCGTTCCTTCGTCGCGCGGGTGCCGCCGGACCTCATCGCCGCACTGCCCGCCGAGGACCGGCGGCTGATGCACCTCCTCCACGGCGGAGACCTGGAGCGCGCCCGGCAACTGGTGGACCCGCCCCCGAGCGTGACCCTCGCCAAGGAGAGCCGATGA
- a CDS encoding acyl carrier protein, with protein sequence MDRDEVLGTIHETAAEFAASNGREPAADVPLEERDNVLLAYGFSSLDALEYLLILEEKLGVTLEDENLTEDVLSSASALSAYVVELRKQEASTA encoded by the coding sequence GTGGACCGTGACGAGGTGCTCGGAACCATTCACGAGACGGCGGCGGAGTTCGCGGCCTCCAACGGCCGGGAACCGGCCGCGGACGTGCCACTCGAAGAGCGGGACAACGTCCTGCTCGCGTACGGGTTCAGCTCGCTCGACGCGCTGGAGTACCTGCTGATCCTCGAGGAGAAGCTGGGCGTCACTCTTGAGGACGAGAACCTGACCGAGGACGTCCTGTCCTCGGCGTCGGCTCTTTCCGCATACGTCGTGGAACTGCGGAAGCAGGAGGCCAGCACGGCCTGA
- a CDS encoding DegT/DnrJ/EryC1/StrS family aminotransferase produces the protein MPTDGGDRPLRYEPLRGLALWGTEEEAAVSAVVRARSPFRYYGPDLLGRAQAFEEAFAERIGTPYAVGVSSGTAALACGLVGLGLPAGAEVIVPAVTFVGCPNAVSWARGVPVFAEVDDTLTLDPASLEERLTDRTYAIMPVHLANVAADMEPIMDFARRHGLRVLEDAAQAAGVRYRGRSAGAWGDAGAFSFQLEKNITAGEGGAVTTADPVVHDRVLRYQDQGGQFSTSSGQVRGEGASEPFLGVNLRMTELEGALLGVQLTRLDTMLDRLRSIARHVRAELSGTVEHWRRIPDDEGSGGDVTLFLPSRTDARRLLRLLADAGVPAATLYQGQGVYSNAAVRDGRTAWGVEWSRPARCQRSEQFAGRSVTVTLGATMTDADVDWLVATLRKSYEECRAGGR, from the coding sequence GTGCCAACCGACGGTGGCGACAGGCCGCTTCGCTACGAACCGCTCCGGGGCCTCGCCCTCTGGGGCACCGAAGAGGAAGCAGCGGTGTCGGCGGTGGTCCGCGCGCGATCGCCCTTCCGCTACTACGGCCCGGACCTGCTCGGCCGGGCCCAGGCGTTCGAGGAGGCCTTCGCGGAGCGGATCGGCACCCCGTACGCCGTCGGGGTGAGTTCCGGCACCGCCGCCCTCGCCTGCGGTCTCGTCGGGCTCGGGCTGCCCGCCGGGGCCGAGGTGATCGTGCCCGCGGTGACGTTCGTCGGCTGCCCCAACGCGGTCAGCTGGGCGCGAGGCGTCCCGGTCTTCGCCGAGGTGGACGACACGCTCACGCTCGACCCCGCGTCGCTGGAGGAACGGCTGACCGACCGGACGTACGCGATCATGCCGGTGCATCTCGCGAACGTGGCGGCGGACATGGAGCCGATCATGGACTTCGCCCGCCGGCACGGGCTCCGGGTGCTGGAGGACGCCGCGCAGGCGGCGGGCGTGCGCTACCGGGGTCGCTCGGCCGGGGCCTGGGGCGACGCGGGGGCCTTCTCGTTCCAGCTCGAGAAGAACATCACCGCGGGAGAGGGTGGCGCGGTCACGACCGCGGACCCGGTGGTCCACGATCGGGTCCTGCGCTACCAGGACCAGGGTGGGCAGTTCAGCACGTCGAGCGGCCAGGTGCGCGGCGAGGGTGCCTCCGAACCGTTCCTGGGGGTCAACCTCAGGATGACCGAACTGGAGGGCGCGCTGCTCGGCGTCCAGTTGACGCGGCTGGACACCATGCTCGACCGGCTGCGGTCGATAGCCCGTCACGTCCGGGCCGAACTGTCCGGCACGGTGGAGCACTGGCGCCGGATCCCCGACGACGAGGGCAGCGGCGGCGATGTGACCCTGTTCCTGCCCTCGCGGACGGACGCCCGTCGGCTTCTGCGCCTGCTCGCCGACGCCGGTGTCCCGGCGGCCACCCTCTACCAGGGGCAGGGTGTCTACTCCAACGCGGCGGTCCGCGACGGCCGAACCGCCTGGGGCGTCGAGTGGTCCCGGCCCGCCCGATGCCAGCGCAGCGAGCAGTTCGCTGGCCGGTCGGTCACCGTCACGCTCGGCGCGACCATGACCGACGCGGACGTGGACTGGCTCGTGGCGACCCTGCGCAAGTCCTATGAGGAGTGCCGGGCGGGTGGCCGATGA
- a CDS encoding condensation domain-containing protein, whose product MSAATRDLAEVRLHGAGTGPFPLSWGQGNMWESILALGPEASRFNLYETFPLNRSPGVGEAVSLLDRCLNRFDAFRLVFDASRAQESFHTEVRLAVPVSELPPGPVDPYTVDAAALSTGPFDLREPPIRVGLLHRGGRVTHASLVLSHLPFDGASFEIVKRHVTAALEGCEPSAPGLSTGELLRYESSEAGVRRSDAVIGRWVAAARSLPPGRGLMPTTPGSYSVTALRSDAVAIAAQVLARRLNVSTTSVVLAGLSQVITRDVDPGLGSMLMVCNNRWQRQLGDFAGQTLGNGLLRLPREDDRIDFPAYLKAVHLRAVLAYRHARYDSLAWRRTLTSLAARGESADFTYYFNDVRMQRGTWDGLEDRAGELSNLRERTEPIRVVARRDRSDATLFANLHDGGRTCVVDIVCDDDRVPPDQAAAVLASLQDLLVEAAAGS is encoded by the coding sequence ATGAGCGCCGCCACCCGTGACCTTGCCGAGGTGCGTCTGCACGGTGCCGGGACCGGGCCCTTCCCGCTCTCCTGGGGGCAGGGCAACATGTGGGAGAGCATCCTCGCGCTCGGCCCGGAGGCGAGCAGGTTCAATCTGTACGAGACCTTTCCGCTGAACCGGTCGCCCGGCGTCGGCGAGGCCGTCTCCCTGCTGGACCGCTGCCTGAACCGGTTCGACGCATTCCGCCTGGTGTTCGACGCGTCCCGGGCCCAGGAGTCCTTCCACACCGAGGTCCGCCTCGCGGTGCCGGTGAGCGAGTTGCCGCCCGGCCCCGTGGACCCTTACACAGTGGACGCGGCCGCGCTGAGCACAGGCCCCTTCGACCTGCGCGAGCCGCCGATCCGTGTCGGGCTCCTCCATCGCGGCGGCCGGGTCACCCACGCCTCACTGGTCCTGTCCCACCTGCCGTTCGACGGCGCGTCGTTCGAGATCGTCAAACGGCATGTGACAGCCGCCCTGGAGGGGTGCGAGCCGTCCGCTCCCGGCCTCTCGACCGGAGAACTGCTGCGGTACGAGTCCTCCGAGGCTGGCGTCCGCAGGAGCGACGCCGTCATCGGGCGCTGGGTCGCCGCCGCCCGCAGCCTGCCGCCCGGGCGGGGTCTCATGCCGACGACACCTGGCTCGTACTCCGTGACCGCCCTGCGTTCGGATGCGGTCGCGATCGCCGCGCAGGTCCTCGCGCGAAGGCTTAACGTCAGCACGACGAGTGTCGTGCTGGCCGGGCTGAGCCAGGTGATCACCCGCGACGTCGATCCGGGGCTCGGCAGCATGCTCATGGTGTGCAACAACCGGTGGCAGCGGCAGTTGGGCGACTTCGCCGGGCAGACCCTCGGCAACGGGCTGCTCCGGCTTCCTCGTGAGGATGACAGGATCGACTTCCCCGCCTACCTCAAGGCGGTCCACCTGCGCGCCGTCCTGGCCTACCGCCACGCCCGCTACGACAGCCTCGCCTGGCGGCGGACGCTCACCTCGCTGGCGGCGCGGGGCGAGTCCGCCGACTTCACGTACTACTTCAACGACGTCCGAATGCAGCGTGGGACGTGGGACGGTCTGGAGGACCGAGCCGGTGAACTGAGCAATCTGCGTGAAAGGACCGAGCCGATCCGGGTCGTGGCACGGCGGGACCGCAGCGACGCAACCCTGTTCGCCAACCTGCACGACGGCGGGCGTACCTGTGTCGTCGACATCGTGTGCGACGACGACCGCGTCCCGCCGGACCAGGCCGCGGCGGTCCTCGCGTCCCTGCAGGACCTGCTGGTGGAAGCCGCGGCGGGCTCCTGA
- a CDS encoding MFS transporter, with translation MSEPVAGTSPRWQRLPLGPLRVPRFRIFFTGQVASDIGTSLSTVAFAFGILDLQGSAADLGWVMAARVAPLLIVTLIGGVWIDRLPRERVLVGTQIASAISQAVTAVLLLTGTAQIWQLMGLSFVAGAATSLWVPASGAVMPTLVPGRLLNEANALSRLASNTIMILGAGLGGLLASVIDPGWVVLADALTFVVSAFFLARLPATRAHIVEGATSFWRQLRDGWKEFAAQDWLWPVVIQFAFVNIAWTGAYTLIGPLFAREQLGGAAPWGAILAANAVGTVLGGVVALRYKPVRPMVVGVLCVTALAGPLLAIALGGSVWVIGACSLVAGFFMEIFEVQYAVSMQSHVPQDKMARVSAYDGLVSFGVLPLGYALAGPLVVLLGTGSAAGAAGLLIVVVSLLTLLAPGVRRLRAVPQEEARAAQDDKDQTDPVSAS, from the coding sequence ATGTCTGAACCGGTTGCCGGGACGTCACCTCGGTGGCAGCGCCTGCCCCTCGGTCCCCTACGGGTCCCCCGATTCCGGATCTTCTTCACCGGGCAGGTGGCGTCCGACATCGGCACCTCGCTGTCCACCGTGGCCTTCGCGTTCGGCATCCTCGATCTGCAGGGATCCGCGGCGGACCTCGGCTGGGTGATGGCGGCCCGCGTCGCACCCCTACTGATCGTCACCCTCATCGGCGGCGTGTGGATCGACCGCCTGCCACGTGAGCGGGTGCTGGTCGGCACGCAGATCGCGAGCGCGATCAGCCAGGCCGTGACGGCCGTCCTGCTGCTCACCGGGACCGCGCAGATCTGGCAGTTGATGGGGCTGTCCTTCGTCGCGGGCGCCGCGACGTCGCTCTGGGTTCCCGCATCGGGTGCCGTCATGCCCACGCTGGTGCCCGGGCGGCTGCTCAACGAGGCCAACGCGCTGAGCCGTCTCGCGTCGAACACCATCATGATCCTGGGCGCCGGGCTCGGCGGTCTCCTGGCGTCGGTGATCGACCCCGGCTGGGTCGTCCTGGCCGACGCCCTCACGTTCGTGGTGAGCGCCTTCTTCCTCGCGAGACTGCCGGCCACCCGCGCGCACATCGTCGAGGGGGCGACCAGCTTCTGGCGGCAGCTGCGCGACGGCTGGAAGGAGTTCGCCGCGCAGGACTGGCTCTGGCCCGTCGTGATCCAGTTCGCCTTCGTCAACATCGCGTGGACCGGCGCCTACACGCTGATCGGCCCGCTGTTCGCCCGCGAGCAACTGGGCGGCGCGGCACCCTGGGGCGCCATCCTTGCCGCGAACGCGGTCGGCACGGTGCTGGGCGGCGTGGTGGCCCTACGGTACAAGCCGGTCCGACCGATGGTGGTCGGCGTCCTCTGCGTGACCGCGCTCGCGGGTCCCCTGCTGGCCATCGCGCTGGGCGGCAGCGTGTGGGTCATCGGCGCCTGCTCTCTGGTGGCCGGCTTCTTCATGGAGATCTTCGAGGTGCAGTACGCCGTCTCGATGCAGAGCCACGTACCGCAGGACAAGATGGCGCGGGTGAGCGCGTACGACGGTCTCGTGTCGTTCGGGGTGCTGCCTCTCGGGTATGCGCTCGCCGGGCCGCTGGTGGTCCTGCTCGGCACAGGCTCGGCCGCCGGTGCCGCCGGGCTGCTCATCGTGGTGGTCTCGCTGCTGACGTTGCTGGCGCCCGGTGTGCGCAGGCTCCGTGCGGTGCCGCAGGAGGAGGCCAGGGCCGCTCAGGACGACAAAGACCAGACCGATCCCGTCAGCGCTTCCTGA
- a CDS encoding phosphomannose isomerase type II C-terminal cupin domain: MNDSRTEPAVRLYDRPYGRQEILALNTELTVKIITVDPGGQVSLHRHEKRDEWWTILDGPMNVEVGDRAWAAAPGERVWIPRGTAHRVGNAGAEPGRLLEMAFGLFDEDDIERLAGDYTTCR; the protein is encoded by the coding sequence GTGAACGACAGTCGGACCGAACCTGCGGTACGCCTGTACGACAGGCCGTACGGGCGGCAGGAGATCCTGGCGCTCAACACCGAACTCACCGTCAAGATCATCACCGTGGATCCCGGCGGCCAGGTGAGCCTGCACCGCCACGAGAAGCGCGACGAGTGGTGGACGATCCTCGACGGCCCGATGAACGTCGAAGTCGGCGACCGGGCGTGGGCTGCGGCCCCCGGCGAGCGAGTTTGGATCCCCCGGGGCACCGCGCACCGTGTCGGCAACGCCGGCGCCGAGCCCGGCCGGCTCCTGGAGATGGCATTCGGGCTGTTCGACGAGGACGACATCGAGCGGCTCGCCGGCGACTACACGACCTGCCGGTGA
- a CDS encoding carbamoyltransferase family protein: protein MLSLGLGGSNHDFSACLVEGGDIVSAIEEERLSRRKYAVGVNSLFNQSWRYCLESYEARLEDVEAVVADDTLLAPAYFPLRSRTTLIRHHLAHASSAYYPSPFARAAIIVVDGAGSLIDDRGVEVLTTAVGEGTRITEVSKVLGVNWSTDGLSALRVYQAGDSDHSLGFMYKAVSKAIGFVLYEDQDWYLTEDGKTMGLAPYGGDRYCGEFRKYLNLLPDGRYELHLKAGGLLDFIASALDGLSGEERFRRGADLAFAAQNLLEETLLHVTRHLHAVTGLQDLCLAGGVALNCVANGRLLRETPFTNIYVQPAAGDGGCAVGAAYYGYHVLGGHPRDRGPSSTQRPSRHAYYGRPYADAAVVSALDAAGLPYAKVTAPAKLAATLLSRSSLIGWFTGGSEFGPRALGHRSILADPRRADMKDILNERVKHREGFRPFAPAVLAEQAAEYFDLAIESPYMLLVAPVRQEKQAVIPSVVHVDGTARVQTVTRADNGRYRELIEWFHRITDVPVVLNTSFNDRGEPIVETPEQALAFFGPSRLDHLIIEDYVVAHSEPELAAALALLDPPAADGRAAR from the coding sequence ATGCTGTCGCTCGGCTTGGGTGGTTCGAATCACGACTTCTCCGCCTGTCTCGTCGAAGGCGGCGACATCGTCTCCGCGATCGAAGAGGAACGACTGTCGAGACGCAAGTACGCCGTCGGCGTCAACTCCCTGTTCAACCAGTCCTGGCGGTACTGCCTGGAGTCCTACGAGGCGCGACTGGAAGACGTGGAGGCGGTCGTCGCCGACGACACCCTGCTGGCCCCGGCGTACTTCCCGCTCCGCAGCCGCACGACGCTGATCCGCCACCACCTCGCCCACGCCTCGAGCGCCTACTATCCCTCGCCGTTCGCCCGGGCGGCCATCATCGTCGTGGACGGCGCGGGCAGCCTCATCGACGACCGCGGCGTGGAGGTGCTCACCACCGCCGTCGGCGAGGGCACCCGGATCACCGAGGTGTCCAAGGTGCTCGGGGTGAACTGGAGCACCGACGGCCTGAGCGCCCTGCGCGTCTACCAGGCCGGGGACAGCGATCATTCACTCGGGTTCATGTACAAGGCCGTCAGCAAGGCGATCGGCTTCGTGCTCTACGAGGACCAGGACTGGTACCTGACCGAGGACGGCAAGACGATGGGCCTCGCGCCGTACGGCGGCGACCGGTATTGCGGGGAGTTCCGCAAGTACCTCAACCTCCTGCCGGACGGCCGCTACGAGCTGCACCTCAAGGCCGGTGGCCTGCTCGACTTCATCGCCTCCGCCCTCGACGGCCTCTCCGGCGAGGAACGGTTCCGGCGCGGTGCGGACCTCGCCTTCGCCGCGCAGAACCTGCTGGAGGAGACCCTGCTCCACGTCACCCGGCACCTGCACGCCGTCACCGGACTGCAGGATCTGTGCCTGGCCGGCGGCGTGGCCCTGAACTGTGTGGCGAACGGCCGGCTCTTGCGGGAGACACCATTCACCAACATCTACGTGCAGCCGGCCGCCGGCGACGGCGGGTGCGCGGTGGGCGCCGCGTACTACGGCTACCACGTGCTCGGTGGGCACCCCCGCGACCGGGGGCCCAGCTCCACGCAACGCCCGTCCCGCCACGCCTACTACGGCCGGCCGTACGCCGACGCGGCCGTGGTCAGCGCCCTCGACGCCGCCGGCCTGCCGTACGCGAAGGTCACCGCCCCCGCCAAGCTGGCGGCGACTCTGCTGTCCCGGTCGTCGCTGATCGGCTGGTTCACGGGGGGCTCGGAGTTCGGCCCGCGCGCCCTGGGACACCGCAGCATCCTGGCGGATCCGCGCCGGGCAGACATGAAGGACATCCTCAACGAGCGGGTCAAGCACCGGGAGGGCTTCCGCCCGTTCGCCCCGGCGGTCCTCGCCGAGCAGGCCGCGGAGTACTTCGACCTGGCGATCGAATCTCCGTACATGCTGCTCGTCGCGCCGGTCCGGCAGGAGAAGCAGGCGGTCATCCCGTCCGTGGTCCATGTCGACGGGACCGCCCGCGTCCAGACGGTCACGCGTGCGGACAACGGTCGCTACCGAGAACTCATCGAGTGGTTCCACCGCATCACCGACGTGCCCGTCGTGCTGAACACCTCGTTCAACGACCGCGGCGAGCCGATCGTCGAGACGCCGGAACAGGCGCTCGCCTTCTTCGGCCCCAGCCGCCTCGACCACTTGATCATCGAGGATTACGTGGTGGCTCACAGCGAGCCGGAGCTCGCCGCCGCGCTCGCCTTGCTCGACCCCCCGGCCGCCGACGGCCGGGCAGCACGGTAG
- a CDS encoding winged helix-turn-helix domain-containing protein has protein sequence MYVLSTTLEPVELDMLERACRAQRIPVSTSGDAALGDDLLAAFYRAGAAGESPIEPRQVRLHGAYTVLVDAEATARSTYTALRSGYSFVLPSPLSESRVSRLLDYLVATAAPQRSQVLTLSDANELTVGGRSVTLTDGQGVTLRLLGEQSGRIVTRQRLSAAGQDNALAVVTELRRVFQDIGAGAQILKVPHMGFRLVGSVRVA, from the coding sequence GTGTACGTACTGAGCACGACCCTGGAGCCGGTGGAACTCGACATGCTCGAAAGGGCGTGCCGAGCCCAGCGGATCCCGGTGTCCACATCCGGGGACGCGGCGCTCGGAGACGATCTGCTGGCCGCCTTCTACCGTGCGGGGGCGGCCGGGGAGTCACCGATCGAGCCACGGCAGGTGCGCCTGCACGGGGCCTACACGGTGCTCGTGGACGCGGAGGCGACGGCGAGGTCGACCTATACTGCGCTGCGATCGGGCTACAGCTTCGTCCTGCCCTCTCCGCTGTCGGAGAGCCGGGTGTCCCGCTTGCTGGATTACCTCGTGGCCACGGCGGCACCGCAGAGATCCCAGGTGCTGACGCTGAGCGACGCCAACGAGCTGACCGTGGGCGGCAGGTCGGTCACGCTGACCGACGGCCAAGGGGTCACGCTGCGGTTGCTGGGCGAGCAGAGCGGCCGGATCGTCACCCGGCAGAGGCTTTCTGCCGCGGGACAGGACAACGCCCTGGCCGTCGTGACCGAACTCCGCCGGGTCTTCCAGGACATCGGTGCAGGAGCTCAGATCCTCAAGGTGCCGCACATGGGGTTCCGTCTCGTCGGCTCGGTGCGCGTCGCGTGA
- a CDS encoding radical SAM protein, producing the protein MVIEEQLCQMRCSYCLTEEYNLLMNVPDAKLRLTTDRREDWKAILDLYHENVDAPIMRLSGGEFFWLKGSTEFVAEACQRYETVQVITNGVFLTEHRLQALSALGNCTLSISLDGHTLELNGHRLPAKQARLHDTIMRHLDNAVNAGLRLEIQSVLTDVNVHGQVAFAEFLRDRYDGKVTLYFFPVRGEIIKQMGPPPGEHLAPLVEHYDEFAGVLPPKAFVEHIHEKVRGGKRTLPCYITSMMVQLFGQGDVSACPHAWIKPMGNLNSEPLLVIEKYGNHQHYDFFMQDRPRFPFCQTCVTPSDVLNLYLLDRVSDEEISRSAIYGGPRSMQRLKEIKTAFAPVLKQSAEPGE; encoded by the coding sequence ATGGTCATCGAGGAACAACTCTGCCAGATGCGGTGTTCGTACTGCCTCACCGAGGAGTACAACCTCCTGATGAATGTCCCCGACGCCAAACTCCGTCTGACCACGGATCGGCGCGAGGACTGGAAAGCCATTCTCGACCTGTATCACGAGAATGTCGACGCGCCGATCATGAGACTGTCCGGCGGCGAATTCTTCTGGTTGAAGGGCTCCACCGAGTTCGTGGCCGAAGCGTGCCAGCGCTACGAGACGGTGCAGGTCATCACCAACGGCGTCTTCCTCACCGAGCACCGCCTGCAGGCCCTGTCCGCGCTCGGCAACTGCACGCTCAGCATCTCGCTCGACGGGCACACGCTGGAGCTCAACGGACACCGTCTACCTGCGAAGCAGGCCCGCCTGCACGACACGATCATGCGGCACCTCGACAACGCCGTGAACGCCGGCCTGCGCCTGGAGATCCAGTCGGTGCTGACCGACGTCAACGTGCACGGCCAGGTCGCCTTCGCAGAGTTCCTGCGTGATCGCTACGACGGAAAAGTGACGCTCTATTTCTTTCCGGTGCGCGGCGAGATCATCAAACAGATGGGCCCGCCGCCGGGTGAGCACCTCGCGCCACTCGTCGAACACTACGACGAATTCGCCGGAGTGCTCCCACCGAAGGCCTTCGTCGAACACATTCACGAGAAGGTGCGTGGCGGAAAACGCACCCTGCCGTGCTACATCACCTCGATGATGGTGCAACTCTTCGGGCAGGGCGACGTCTCCGCGTGTCCCCACGCGTGGATCAAGCCGATGGGAAATCTCAATTCCGAACCGTTGCTAGTCATCGAGAAATACGGCAACCATCAGCATTACGACTTCTTCATGCAGGATCGGCCACGCTTTCCATTCTGTCAGACCTGCGTCACCCCCTCCGACGTTCTCAACCTGTACCTGCTGGATCGGGTGAGCGATGAGGAGATCTCCCGGAGCGCGATTTACGGCGGACCCCGTTCGATGCAACGGCTCAAGGAAATCAAGACCGCATTCGCCCCGGTCCTGAAACAGTCGGCGGAGCCCGGAGAATAG